In Flavobacterium sp. N3904, one DNA window encodes the following:
- the rpsI gene encoding 30S ribosomal protein S9, whose protein sequence is MGVIHKIGRRKTAVARVYVSEGTGVIVVNKKPFATYFPTATLQYKVLQPMSMTENASNFDVKVNVYGGGSTGQAEAVRMALARVMCEVNAENRAILKPEGLLTRDPRMVERKKFGQKKARKRFQFSKR, encoded by the coding sequence ATGGGAGTTATTCACAAAATCGGTAGAAGAAAGACCGCTGTTGCACGTGTTTATGTTTCTGAAGGAACAGGAGTTATCGTTGTAAACAAAAAACCATTCGCAACTTATTTCCCAACTGCTACTTTACAGTACAAAGTTTTGCAACCAATGTCTATGACAGAAAACGCATCTAACTTTGACGTAAAAGTAAACGTTTATGGAGGTGGTTCAACTGGTCAAGCAGAAGCTGTAAGAATGGCATTGGCACGCGTTATGTGTGAAGTAAATGCTGAAAACAGAGCTATCTTGAAACCAGAAGGTTTATTAACTAGAGATCCAAGAATGGTTGAACGTAAAAAATTCGGTCAGAAGAAAGCTCGTAAGAGATTCCAATTCTCTAAACGTTAA
- a CDS encoding MFS transporter, producing MIKKYLNNFKDFPKEIWILTLITFINRAGTMVIPFLSKYMKENLQFSYSQIGWVMVFFGIGSIIGTWLSGKLSDKIGFYKVMVFSLFASGIVFILLHYATTFEELCVGILVLTTIADMFRPAMLVCLKTFTTKENRARAYSLTRAAVNLGFLFGPVLGGLIIMQLGYEYIFYVDGLTCIVAIIVFMFFVRDKKIPVKFKKLDIVPQKVSVIKDRPFMLHLVICLITGILFFQIFTTLPLYHKERFNMSEFDSGLLLSLNGLLILLFELPIVNYVTRNKINNHRVIFIGLLFMATSFLLLLFPWEGVLIPMMLFMTCGVMLTFPFANSFAMERSYELQEGKYMAAFTMSYSFAHILSAKTGMEIIQRSGYESNWIFMATLGIVGTLLVFKLFAMVEKEDLKNSERLISIESNDKK from the coding sequence ATGATAAAAAAATACCTCAACAATTTTAAAGATTTTCCAAAAGAGATTTGGATTCTTACTTTAATTACATTCATCAACAGAGCAGGGACAATGGTAATTCCCTTTCTGTCAAAATACATGAAAGAAAATTTGCAATTCAGTTACAGTCAAATTGGCTGGGTCATGGTTTTCTTTGGTATCGGTTCTATAATAGGCACATGGCTTAGTGGTAAATTATCTGATAAGATTGGCTTTTATAAAGTCATGGTTTTTAGTTTATTCGCTAGTGGTATTGTGTTTATTTTATTGCATTACGCAACGACTTTTGAAGAACTTTGCGTAGGAATACTTGTATTGACTACTATTGCAGATATGTTCAGACCAGCTATGTTAGTATGTCTAAAGACATTCACAACCAAAGAAAATAGGGCTCGTGCATATTCACTAACGCGTGCCGCTGTTAATTTGGGGTTCCTTTTTGGACCAGTTTTGGGAGGGTTGATTATTATGCAATTAGGATACGAATACATATTTTATGTAGACGGTCTAACTTGTATTGTTGCAATAATCGTTTTCATGTTTTTCGTTAGAGATAAGAAAATACCTGTCAAGTTCAAAAAACTTGATATTGTGCCACAAAAGGTTTCAGTGATAAAAGACAGACCATTTATGTTGCATTTGGTAATTTGTTTGATAACAGGCATCTTGTTTTTTCAGATTTTTACCACTTTGCCATTATATCATAAAGAGCGATTTAATATGTCAGAATTTGATAGTGGATTGCTTTTGAGTTTAAATGGGCTTCTTATTTTGCTTTTTGAACTTCCTATTGTAAATTATGTAACGAGAAATAAAATAAATAATCATAGAGTTATTTTTATAGGCTTGTTGTTTATGGCAACTAGTTTTCTGCTTCTATTGTTCCCTTGGGAAGGTGTTTTAATCCCTATGATGCTTTTTATGACATGTGGAGTGATGTTAACTTTTCCGTTTGCTAATTCATTTGCAATGGAGCGATCATATGAATTGCAGGAAGGAAAGTATATGGCTGCATTTACTATGAGTTACAGTTTTGCGCATATTTTAAGTGCTAAAACAGGTATGGAAATTATTCAAAGATCGGGTTATGAATCCAATTGGATATTTATGGCAACTCTTGGTATAGTTGGTACTTTGCTTGTTTTTAAATTGTTTGCTATGGTTGAAAAAGAAGATTTGAAAAATAGTGAAAGACTGATATCGATAGAAAGTAACGACAAGAAGTAG
- the rplM gene encoding 50S ribosomal protein L13 has protein sequence MNALSYKTISATKANSTKEWIVVDADGHNLGRLASKVAMILRGKYKPSYTPHVDCGDNVIVINSEKINLTGNKMDEKTYIRHTGYPGGQRTLTAKVLQSKNPALLVEKAVKGMLPKNKIGAELFRNLNVVVGSEHKQGAQKPRTVNLNDLK, from the coding sequence GTGAACGCATTAAGCTACAAGACAATTTCAGCAACAAAAGCCAATTCTACAAAAGAATGGATTGTTGTAGATGCTGACGGTCATAACTTAGGTCGTCTTGCTTCAAAAGTCGCTATGATTTTGAGAGGTAAGTACAAGCCAAGTTATACACCACACGTGGACTGTGGAGATAACGTAATTGTTATCAACTCAGAAAAAATTAACCTTACAGGTAACAAAATGGATGAGAAAACATACATCCGTCACACTGGTTACCCTGGAGGACAAAGAACTTTAACTGCTAAAGTATTGCAATCAAAAAACCCTGCATTACTAGTAGAGAAAGCTGTAAAAGGTATGTTACCAAAAAACAAAATTGGTGCTGAACTTTTTAGAAATTTAAATGTTGTTGTAGGATCTGAGCACAAACAAGGAGCTCAAAAACCTAGAACTGTTAACCTAAACGATCTTAAGTAA
- a CDS encoding LacI family DNA-binding transcriptional regulator produces the protein MKAKATLKQIAKELNVSVSTVSKALNDSPEISEQTKIRIKEYAKLKNYKPNVIGLNLKNRKTKTIGVIIPNILNSFFAKVFSGIEKVADERGYNVIMCISNESLEKEAHTLEMLSNGTIDGFILSISEEAQKLHDYSHFTSIINDGTPIVMFDRTSDEVDCDKVIVDDFDSGHNATQHLIDLGCKNIALISSVDNLSVGKLRADGYLKALKDNNIEVNENIIIRTDSEIDLIDKINDLYSNNLVDGVFALDENDSVAALKVGAKKGYKIPKDLKIIGFADGILASRRLSPSLTTVSQHGIEIGEVAVKLLIDRLESKEEHKPYETLIIKTKLKERESTK, from the coding sequence ATGAAAGCAAAAGCAACATTAAAACAAATTGCAAAAGAACTTAATGTTTCGGTATCAACTGTTTCTAAGGCACTTAATGATAGTCCAGAAATTAGCGAACAAACAAAAATTAGAATTAAAGAATACGCAAAATTAAAAAACTACAAGCCAAATGTTATTGGTTTAAATTTGAAAAATCGCAAAACGAAAACAATAGGGGTTATTATTCCTAATATATTGAACTCCTTTTTTGCCAAAGTTTTTAGTGGAATCGAAAAAGTAGCAGATGAAAGAGGTTATAATGTGATTATGTGTATTTCTAATGAGTCTTTAGAAAAAGAAGCTCATACTCTTGAGATGTTAAGTAATGGAACTATTGATGGTTTTATTTTGTCCATTTCTGAAGAAGCTCAAAAATTACACGACTACAGTCATTTTACCTCCATTATAAATGATGGAACTCCAATTGTTATGTTTGATAGAACATCTGACGAAGTGGATTGTGACAAAGTTATTGTTGATGATTTTGATTCTGGACACAATGCAACTCAGCATTTAATTGATTTAGGATGTAAAAATATTGCCTTGATTTCATCTGTAGATAATTTGAGTGTCGGTAAATTAAGAGCCGATGGATATTTGAAAGCACTGAAAGATAATAATATTGAGGTAAACGAAAATATTATTATACGAACAGATTCAGAAATTGATCTTATTGATAAAATTAATGATTTATATTCGAATAATCTTGTTGACGGTGTTTTCGCATTAGATGAGAACGATTCGGTTGCAGCTTTAAAAGTAGGCGCTAAGAAAGGATACAAAATACCAAAGGATCTTAAAATTATTGGTTTTGCAGATGGTATTCTTGCTTCCAGACGATTGTCCCCAAGTTTGACAACAGTAAGTCAACACGGAATTGAGATTGGAGAAGTAGCTGTAAAGTTGCTAATAGACAGACTGGAATCTAAAGAGGAGCATAAACCGTATGAAACACTTATTATTAAAACAAAATTAAAAGAAAGAGAATCTACTAAATAA
- the rpsB gene encoding 30S ribosomal protein S2 yields MSNKVEVKELLEAGVHFGHMTRKWDPNMAPYIYMERNGIHIINLYKTAAKIEEANEALKKIAASGRKILFVATKKQAKDIVADKAKAANMPYITERWPGGMLTNFVTIRKAVKKMATIDKMKKDGTFMTLSKKERLQVDRLRAKLEKNLGSIADMSRLPAALFVVDIKAEHIAIKEAQKLNIPVFAMVDTNSDPREVEYVIPANDDASKSIDKILSLVTAAIIDGLANRTSDKETDAPEAAATAETPAVEVAAAEAAPAVEAETPATEE; encoded by the coding sequence ATGTCAAACAAAGTAGAAGTAAAAGAATTACTAGAAGCAGGTGTTCATTTTGGACACATGACTAGAAAATGGGATCCAAATATGGCTCCTTACATTTATATGGAGCGTAATGGTATACACATTATCAATCTATATAAAACTGCAGCAAAAATTGAAGAAGCTAATGAAGCTTTGAAAAAAATCGCTGCATCAGGTAGAAAAATATTATTTGTTGCTACCAAAAAACAAGCAAAAGACATCGTTGCTGATAAAGCAAAAGCTGCAAACATGCCTTACATCACTGAAAGATGGCCTGGTGGAATGCTAACTAACTTCGTAACTATCCGTAAAGCTGTTAAAAAAATGGCTACTATTGACAAAATGAAGAAAGATGGTACTTTCATGACACTTTCTAAGAAAGAGCGTTTGCAAGTAGATCGTCTTCGTGCTAAACTAGAGAAAAACTTAGGTTCAATCGCAGATATGTCAAGACTTCCTGCAGCATTGTTCGTAGTAGATATCAAAGCTGAACACATCGCAATAAAAGAAGCTCAAAAATTAAACATTCCAGTTTTTGCAATGGTTGATACCAATTCTGATCCTCGTGAAGTAGAATACGTGATACCTGCAAATGATGATGCTTCTAAATCAATTGATAAAATTTTATCTTTAGTAACTGCTGCAATTATCGATGGCCTAGCAAACAGAACTTCTGATAAAGAAACTGATGCGCCAGAAGCCGCTGCAACTGCAGAAACTCCTGCTGTTGAAGTAGCCGCTGCCGAAGCTGCTCCTGCTGTTGAAGCAGAAACTCCAGCAACTGAAGAATAA
- the tsf gene encoding translation elongation factor Ts: protein MATITAADVNKLRQTTGAGMMDCKKALVEAEGDFDKAIQNLREKGQKVAANRSDRESSEGAAVSFINADKTKGAIITLNCETDFVGKNEAFVTLAKELVERAINFSSKEEFLASDFNGITVAEKLIEQTGVIGEKIEIGGFEILEGAFVGSYVHVNKIAALTAISAPIANGDVLTKDISMQVASMGADTLSYKDFDPAFVASELAARIAIIEKENEEAKRLGKTLKNVPKYISYSQLTEEVIKQAEEDAKAELKAEGKPEQIWDKIIPGKIQRFISDNTTLDQEKALLDQNFIKDDSKKVSDYVKGFNVEITGFKRVTLG, encoded by the coding sequence ATGGCAACAATTACTGCTGCAGACGTAAATAAATTAAGACAAACTACAGGTGCCGGAATGATGGACTGTAAAAAAGCTTTAGTTGAAGCTGAAGGAGATTTCGATAAAGCTATACAAAACCTTAGAGAAAAAGGACAAAAAGTTGCTGCTAACCGTTCTGACCGTGAGTCTTCTGAAGGAGCTGCTGTTTCTTTTATTAATGCAGACAAAACTAAAGGAGCTATCATCACTTTAAACTGCGAAACAGATTTCGTAGGTAAAAATGAGGCTTTCGTAACTTTGGCTAAAGAATTAGTAGAAAGAGCTATTAACTTCTCTTCTAAAGAAGAATTTTTAGCTTCAGATTTCAACGGAATTACTGTTGCTGAAAAATTAATCGAGCAAACCGGTGTTATCGGTGAAAAAATCGAAATCGGTGGTTTTGAAATTTTAGAAGGTGCTTTCGTTGGATCTTACGTTCACGTTAACAAAATTGCTGCATTAACTGCAATTTCTGCACCAATTGCTAATGGTGACGTTTTAACTAAAGACATCTCTATGCAAGTTGCTTCTATGGGAGCTGATACATTATCTTACAAAGATTTTGATCCAGCTTTCGTTGCTTCTGAACTTGCTGCTCGTATTGCTATAATCGAAAAAGAAAATGAAGAAGCAAAACGTTTAGGGAAAACTTTAAAAAATGTTCCTAAATACATTTCTTACTCTCAATTAACTGAAGAAGTTATCAAACAAGCTGAAGAAGATGCCAAAGCTGAATTAAAAGCTGAAGGTAAACCAGAACAAATTTGGGACAAAATTATCCCAGGAAAAATTCAACGTTTCATCTCTGACAATACTACTTTAGACCAGGAGAAAGCCTTACTAGATCAAAACTTCATCAAAGATGACAGTAAAAAAGTTAGTGATTATGTTAAAGGATTCAACGTTGAAATTACAGGTTTCAAAAGAGTTACTTTAGGATAA